The following are encoded in a window of Candidatus Bathyarchaeia archaeon genomic DNA:
- a CDS encoding SDR family oxidoreductase produces MVGMDLGIQGMKAIVAASSKGIGRAIAVRLAMEGVDLVLCSRNQKSLNKALDEIQTYAGRGVDALAVPADITKAEDIKRVVESAVNRFGTVNILINNCGGPPVGPFLSFDDDAWQKAFDLIFMSAVRFSREVIPYMQARRWGRIVNLTSFTVKQPLENFALSNALRLALVGLTKTLSLELAKYGILVNGVSQGYTLTERAEEVLRAESQLTGETYEAVYKALESRIPLGRMAKPEEIADLVVFLVSQRASYITGANIHVDGGFVRSIF; encoded by the coding sequence ATGGTTGGCATGGATCTTGGCATCCAAGGCATGAAGGCAATTGTGGCAGCCTCAAGTAAAGGCATAGGCAGGGCTATTGCAGTTCGCCTCGCAATGGAGGGCGTAGATCTCGTTCTCTGCTCTAGAAATCAAAAGAGTTTAAATAAGGCGCTAGACGAGATTCAAACCTATGCCGGGCGAGGAGTCGACGCGCTTGCTGTCCCCGCAGACATCACCAAAGCAGAAGACATTAAGAGGGTTGTAGAATCGGCGGTAAACCGTTTTGGCACAGTGAACATCCTCATAAATAACTGTGGTGGTCCTCCAGTTGGGCCATTTCTCAGCTTCGATGATGACGCATGGCAGAAGGCGTTCGACCTCATATTCATGAGTGCTGTGAGGTTCTCGAGGGAAGTGATACCCTACATGCAGGCGAGGAGGTGGGGGCGAATAGTAAATCTGACTTCCTTCACGGTTAAACAGCCCTTAGAGAACTTCGCCTTATCTAACGCTCTGAGATTAGCCCTAGTGGGCCTGACAAAGACACTATCACTCGAATTAGCAAAATATGGAATACTGGTGAATGGGGTTAGCCAAGGCTACACCTTGACTGAGCGGGCTGAGGAGGTCTTGAGAGCTGAGTCTCAATTGACAGGGGAGACTTATGAAGCCGTCTACAAGGCACTTGAAAGCCGCATACCATTGGGCAGGATGGCTAAACCTGAGGAGATAGCCGACCTGGTCGTGTTCCTAGTCTCCCAGAGGGCTAGTTACATCACCGGAGCTAACATCCACGTGGACGGCGGCTTCGTAAGGAGCATCTTCTAA